The genomic region GCGCTGATGTGCCCCTCAGACCTTCTGTTGCTCGACGAACCCACCAACCACTTGGACCTGGATGCGCTGGTCTGGCTGGAAGCCTGGCTCAAAAAGTACCCCGGTACGATGATCGTGATCAGCCATGACCGGGAGTTTCTGGATGCAGTGACCAACGTGACGCTGCAAATCGACAGCGCTCGCCTCACCCGATACGGCGGCAACTACAGCAAGTTTGAAGAGCTGCGCGCCCAGCAAATGGAACTGCAACAGGCGGCATACGCCAAGCAGCAGGACAAGATTGCCCACCTGCAAAAGTTCATTGATCGCTTCAAGGCCAAGGCCAGCAAGGCCAAACAGGCCCAAAGCCGCGTCAAGGCGCTGGAGCGTATGGAGAAAGTAGCGCCGCTGCTGGCTGAAGCGGAGTTCACATTCGAGTTCAAGGAACCCGTCAACCTGCCCAATCCCATGCTCGCCATCAGCGAGGCCTCGTTTGGCTACGTCGGCGAGGACGAAGTCAAAACCATCCTGCGCGGAGTGAACCGGTCCGTTCTGGCAGGCCAGCGCATCGGTATTCTGGGTGCCAACGGCCAGGGTAAGTCCACCCTGGTCAAAACCATTGCCCGCGAAATGGCTCCGTTGGCAGGCAGCGTGACCGAAGGCAAGGGCCTGTCGATAGGCTACTTTGCGCAGCAGGAGTTGGACGTGCTGCGCCCTGCCGAGAACCCCTTGGAACACATGATCCGCTTGGCACGCGACATGGGTTCCGCCGCCAGGGAGTCCACCCGCGAGCAGGATCTGCGCAGCTTCCTGGGCAGCTTCAATTTCTCGGGCGATATGGTGAAACAGCCGGTGGGCACCATGAGCGGTGGAGAAAAGGCACGACTGGTGCTGGCCATGATGGTGTGGCAACGCCCCAACCTGCTGCTGCTGGACGAGCCGACCAACCACCTGGATCTGGCAACCCGTGAAGCCCTGTCCATGGCCCTCAATGAGTTTGAGGGCACCGTGATGCTGGTCAGCCATGACCGCGCACTGCTGCGCGCCGTGTGTGACGAGTTCTGGCTGGTGGGTCGAGGCGTGGTCGGCCCCTTTGACGGGGATCTGGACGACTACCAACGCTACCTGCTGGAGGAATCCAAGCGCCTGCGCGAGCAAGCGAAGCTGGACGAAATCGCAGCCAAGGCCAATGAGAGTGCACTCCCCCCCGTTGAGAAGCCTTTGGCTTCCATGGCTTTGACGCAGCAACCAGCCCTGGTCATCAAGAGCCCGCAGCCTTCAGCAGCCTCGCGCGACAGCAAGGAACAGCGCAAGCTGGAAGCCCAGGCCCGCCAGCAACTGGCAGAGAAAACGCGCCCTTTGAGAAAAGAGCTGGAGCAAATCGACAAAAGGTTGGCTCAGTTGTCTGCGGAACGGGCAGAGCTGGAGGACCGCCTGGCTCAACCCATCCCTCCCGCAGAGATCGCAGAGTGCGGCAAGCGCCTCAAACAGGGGGGCGATGAGATAGCTGCACTGGAGGAACGCTGGCTGGAAATTTCCACTGCGCTCGAAGAAATGGGATCTACAACTGTGAACTAATTTGCAACCACTTGTATTCAAAGGTGGCTATTTTTGCCGTCAGGCCACGCCAATACTGCGCAAGCTGCTATCTTTTTTGAAAACTTTCGGGCAATCTAGAGGGCTTGCAAATTTTTTCAAAATGGCGTCAACCAAGCGGTGAGGCTGGGCGTTGTGGAGTCATATCAGGAGCAATTCCATGACCCACACCGCAAACACCACAGTCTGGCCTAACGATGAGCGTGACCGCAAGCGCGCTCCATACCTCGGCTGACCCGGCGATCTAAAAATTTTTTTGCGCAGCGTGCAAAACAAGGTCAACCGCAAAGCAGCCCACTGCGTTACAGGTACATCTCAGGAGTTTTTGGTTATGAACACCCAAGCAATGAACACAGTCTGGCCAGATGATGAACGTGACCGCAAGCGTTCCCCTGCGGCTCGCGGTTGAGCGCTTTGTATTTCCAGACACACTAAAAACATAAGTTCCGTGTTGTCCTTTAGCCCCGCACTGCGGGGCTTTGTTTTGCCTGGAAACAGTTCGGAAACTTTTAAAAATGATGTCAACCGTGTTAACCCGAAAGGCGTTACATAGGCATCACAGGAGCTTTTTGAGCATGAAACACACCGCACTTTTGAACGCTTGGCCCGATGACGAACGCGATCGCAAACGCGCTCCATTGACCGTTTAATGCACAAGGCATAAGAAGCCGCTGCCTGTTTTTTTGTTCTGGCTTCTCCCAATAAAAAACCCCGCTGAGCGGGGTTTTTTATTGCTTTCGTGTTCTCCCCCAACTTGTCATCTTCAAGCTGGGCG from Acidovorax sp. DW039 harbors:
- a CDS encoding ATP-binding cassette domain-containing protein, whose translation is MITLKNIVLRRGTKVLLDNVSTTINPGEKVGLVGRNGAGKSTLFALLNGSLHEDGGDFSIPRQWRMAQVAQNMPETDETATAFVLAGDTRLAELKAELARLEGSDASDDDAEHGMAIAQVYTDLADAGDHDAVPRAQALILGLGFQSHELDRPVNSFSGGWRMRLQLARALMCPSDLLLLDEPTNHLDLDALVWLEAWLKKYPGTMIVISHDREFLDAVTNVTLQIDSARLTRYGGNYSKFEELRAQQMELQQAAYAKQQDKIAHLQKFIDRFKAKASKAKQAQSRVKALERMEKVAPLLAEAEFTFEFKEPVNLPNPMLAISEASFGYVGEDEVKTILRGVNRSVLAGQRIGILGANGQGKSTLVKTIAREMAPLAGSVTEGKGLSIGYFAQQELDVLRPAENPLEHMIRLARDMGSAARESTREQDLRSFLGSFNFSGDMVKQPVGTMSGGEKARLVLAMMVWQRPNLLLLDEPTNHLDLATREALSMALNEFEGTVMLVSHDRALLRAVCDEFWLVGRGVVGPFDGDLDDYQRYLLEESKRLREQAKLDEIAAKANESALPPVEKPLASMALTQQPALVIKSPQPSAASRDSKEQRKLEAQARQQLAEKTRPLRKELEQIDKRLAQLSAERAELEDRLAQPIPPAEIAECGKRLKQGGDEIAALEERWLEISTALEEMGSTTVN